The DNA sequence ACAAGACGAGCGACACCACCAAACCGCGCTCGTCAACGCCAATCGTGCAGCACCGCCCCATAAGCCCATCCGGACCCTGCAGCTCGGCAAGCGAACGAAGCCGAGTCGCGAGGAGGGGGTGAACGCGCATCCAGGCGACGAGTGGCCCGTCATCGCCGCCTTCGAGAAGGTGCACTCGAATTGACACCTCCGGACCGGCTTTGCGTCGAGCCTTGTCGGTCGGGCCAATGAGCATGTCCTCGACGATGCCGGTGAGCAGGGTGACCTGCGACGGCGTGACCTTCCGCTTGGGCATGACTACAACAGTGGCTGCGGCATGATGGAAGCATGTCGCCAGGGTCTGACAGTGAGCCGACCGGCGCGTCGGTGGGCGTTGGCCTCACTTGGCCGCCGAGCATCCCTCGCTGGTTCGTATTGGTAGCCGAGTCCCGGTGTGGTGGGCCGCTCGGGACGATTCGTCGTCCAAGTGAGGCCAACACCCACCGACGCTACAGAGCTCCAGCGTTGAGTGTTGCTGGATCGAGGGCTGGGCGCGGAACACTCTTGGCAGCCGAATCGTCCCGAGCGATCGTCCGCGACGATACTCAGCCGCCCACACCGAACCAGCGAGGGATGCTCGGCGGCCAAGAGTGTTCCGCGCCCAGCCCGGCGACCGCCGCGAAGGCGAAGCGGGCAACGATGTCGAGATGACGCACGAGATCAACGCGCTTCATCGCCCGGCCTGCTCTCCCTATGCCGAAAGGTTCAGCGGCTCCCGGATCACATCGGCGCCGACAGCATCCGCTTGCGCGAGCGCTCGGTTGCTTTCGATGATCAGCTCGACGGCCTCGCGCAGATTGCTGCGCGCTTCGTCGAGCGTTTCGCCCTGCGTGTTCGCACCGGGTAGTTCCTCGACGTAGGCAACGTAGCCAAGCGGTACACGACGAAAGACTGCGGTCAGTTCCAGATGCATGAACATCCTCATAGACTGTCGATGCCTCAGTATACACTGGAAGTGGGTGGACCGCCTGCGCTCAACTCCCAACATCGCGAGTGCGCGATCCAGTCGCCACTACCAAATCATTGCAAGGGATTCAAAGCGAGGTAAGGCGCCGCCAATGCTCCCAAATCAGCACCATCGCCAGCGTATCCAGCTTGCAGTACTCCAGCAGCAACTGCCGCCACGCCGCCTGCACCGCCGCATCGTGTCGCTCCGTCCCGAACATCAGGACCGCCAGCACCCACGCTACTTCGGCAGCCCGCCCACCACCCGCTTCACCATCGCCCCACGCGGCAAGCTCGTCGTCGCGTCCATGCCGTTGATGATGTACACCTGCTCCACCGCAATGCTGCTGGGATACCGCTGCGTGAACACCAACCCCGTCATCGCCTCAGGCAGCGCCACCAGTTGCACCTTGGCCGGCTGCACGTTCAACAGCGCTGGGTCACTCAGCGCCTTGAACGATCGGATGGACGCGTCCATGAGCGGGCCGTGTTGCCCGGCCGACGCGGTCGTGGACAACCCCACAATCAGATACGTCACACCCTGGTACTGCATGGACGCCGCCAGTCCACTCAACGCGCCCGACTGCGTCGTCGCATCAAACGTGGCCGTCACCGCGGCAATCCCGTTGATCGTCGTCTGCCCCTTCTGACGCACGGTGATTCCCTGCTGTCCGATAAACTGCTGCAGCGCCTCGGTGGGCGTGCCCTTGCCCGGACCCAGCTGCAACTGTGCCGCCCCGTCGGCACTCTGCGCCACCACCGCCTCGGGCATGTTGGCTGTCTTCCAGCCGGTCGGAAAGGTCAACTCAAAGCGCAAATCCGGATGGAGAAATCGCTGGCCGCGGAAGTAGCCCAGTCGCGGATTCTCGCCGAATACCATCCCGTCAAGCAGACGCAAATAGGCATCACGATTCACCTTGGTGTTTGCCAGCTCGGCGGCCGGCACTGTGGCCAGGCGCTGTTCGGCCCGCTGCACGCGATTGCCCGGATCGGGGTGCGTGCTTTGCCACTCGGGAATGCGGGCGCCACTCGCATCGGACAGGCGTCCCAGCGTCGTGAACACCTTGGGCGATTCCCGCACGTCATACCCCACGGCCAGCGAGTACTTGAAGCCCAGCGCATCGGCCTGCATTTCGTCATCCCGGCCGAACTTGAGAAACAGCAATCCGGCACTCGCGCCCAGCACATCACCGTACTTGGCCACCTGCGGCGAGAGGATGCTCGCCCCTACGAGTCCAATCTGCGTGATCTGCTGCTTGCTCATCGCCGCCACGGTATGCTTGGCCGTGACGTGACCAATCTCGTGCCCGATCACTTCCGACAGCTCGGCTTCGCTGTTCAGGTGCGTCATCAAGCCACGCGTCACGAAGATGAATCCGCCCGGATAGGCGAACGCGTTCACCGCCGCATCATCCAGCAGATGGAACTCCCACGGCAAACTGGGTCGCTCCGACTTGGCAGCAATCTGTGCGCCAATGCGCTTCACCAGCGCCTGCGCTTCGCCGCTGGCCAACTCGCCAACCCGTTGCACGTCGCCGGCGGAGGCCTCACGCCCCATCTGGATTTCCTGGTCCTGCGAGATCAGCGAGAGTTCACGACGGCCGCTGACGGGATTGGTGGCACAGGCTCCCGCCACCAGCGCGACCAGCGGCAGGATGGATCGGGACGTCGTGGGGCGCATGAGGTATCCTCCGAATCGCACAGGAGCGCCCCCGCAATCGCGAGGGCGCTCCTGAAAATGTAGCCGAGGGCCGCATTACCACGAAATGCGACAACCACCCGAGCCAGAGTTGATCCAGTTCATCTGCACCAGGAAGTCCTTGGTGCCCAGCTTGATGTTGGCCTTGCCGCCCTGGGCGTTGGTGTACGTGGTACCCCACTGCCAGGCGCACTTGTCGGCGTTTTCGTAACCGCGGTTATCGTACCAGGCGTTGCCAAGCGCGTCGGTTTGCGTCTCTTCGATTTCGTGGATCAGCGTGTTGACTTCGGAGTCGGCCGGCTTGTCACCATTGGGCGACGCCGTTGAACCGAACGCCGAACAGCCCGACGGATATGCATAATTGTACGGCATGGCCGCGTACAGAATCTGCTTCGTGCCGAGACCCGGGACAGTCACGTTCGCGTTCGTGTGATAGGCACAGTATTGCGTGCCGAACCCACCACCGAGATTGACGGTACCCGCCGTAAACACGCTGTACAGCGTGTTCGCATCGTAGGTCAACGCACCGCTGGTGAATCCGCTTTGCAGCATCGCCGTGATGGCTGCGTCGGACACGTTCTGACCGTTGCTGGGTACGTTCGCGTTGTTCGCCCAGAAGCGCGTGTAGTTCACTACGTTCAACAGCTTGATCGAGCCGTTGGTATACGTGGTGTTGATGTTGTAGTACGGCGAACCACCGACGTTGCGCAGGAAGTAACCCACCACCGATCCATCCGCCGTGCCCGCGCCGGTCGTGCCCGGTGTCGGACCACCGGCGTAAATCGCCGAGCTGCCCCAGTACACGGCCACGATGTTGATCCCGCTCTGCAAGACCCGTCCACCGTGATAGCTGATGCCGGTGCCACTGACGCGGGCCTTCTGCGCCGCGCGTGCGGCCGCCGCCCCAATCAGGCCATGTTCGTGACGATGACCCGACTCGTCTTCGGCGTCGTCACCGCCATTCTCACCGCTGTTGCTTCGGTCGAAGTTCGGCGCATTCGGCGCGTCCGACACCACAGGCGCGATCTGTCGGGCAGGCGCGTCACAAGCGGCCAGCCAGGCGAGGGACAACCCCGCCACAAGAGCAATCCGGGAACGCTGCATCGGTGTTCGGTCTCCTTTTCGGGGTGGGGCGAGAACCTCTCCCTAATACGATTCGGGGACGAGTCGTCAATCAGACGGGACCGAACGACGGCGGCGCACCCAGCCCGTGACGCGCCACAGGACGACGAGCAGCACCACTGCCACCAGCAAGGCCACCACGGGCAGCAACACGGCCAAGGCGCTCAATCCCGCTGCCCCGACCAGCTCACCGGTAGCCACCACAGGATTGCCCAGACCGGCGGTAGTTCCCAAGGAAAGGGCCCGCGTCTTCACGGTGGTCAGCTGTACCGCGCCCGACAGCCCACCTCCCAGCATCAGCGCCACGAGCCAACCCAGCAGCCCGTGGTCCGAGCCAATCGACGTGAACATCACCAGCACGCCGGCTGCCGCGGCCAAAGGCGTCGCAATGACATCCAGCGCGTGGTCAACCATCGGGATGTAGTACCCGCCCACTTCCAGCACCGCGGCGGTGCCAAGGGCAACCAGTCCGGTCGTCGTCGCCAGCCACCCGTATTGCGCGTCCAGTGGGATTACTCCGAAATGCGACGCGAGACCGACCGCCAACAGCGGAATGAATGTGCGGAATCCGCAGGCGGCACTCAGGCACACGCCGGCACCAATCGGCAGCGCCCACGCCGACCACCACCCTGGCAGCGACGACACCGCGTCAATCATCATCAGGCCGCTGCGAACGGCCGTTCCAGACTCGGCGACTGCGGCGTGAACATTCCGCGCCGTTCTCCGTGATCACCATGTCGTCTTCCAGTCGAATGCCGAACTCCCCCGGGATGTAGATCCCCGGCTCATCGGAAAACACCATCCCCGGCTTGAGCGGCAGCGTGTTGCCTCTCACCAGATACGGCCACTCGTGACCGTCCATGCCCATGCCGTGCCCCACTCGATGACTGAAGTACTTGTAGTCGGGACCGAAGCCGGCGTCGACAATCACCTTCCGCGCCGCCGCATCCACCGCTTCACAGGCCAACCCCGGACGCGCCGTTTTCACCGCCGCCGTTTGCGCGCGATGCTCAATTTCAAACACGTCCTTCATGCGCTGCGTGGGCTTGCCCAGCACGAACGTGCGGGAAATATCAGAGCTGTAGCCCTCCACCTTGCAGCCGCCGTCAATCAGCAGAATGCTCCCTTCGCGCACCACCTGCGGCGTCGCACTGCCGTGCGGCAAGGCCGAGTACTTGCCCACCTGAACGCCCGCCGATCCGTCGTAGCCCAGCTGCTTGTGCGCCAATGACACCAAGCGCGCGAAATCATCCTGCGTCATCCCTTCCTTGAGCGACTTCCACGCCGCCTCATACCCCTTGAGCGTCACCTGACTCGCAAAACGCATCAGCGCGATCTCGTGCGCGTCCTTGACCGTGCGACAACCGCCCGTGATCGGCGTACCGCTTACCACCTTCACATTCGGAATGTGCGCGGCGCCGTCGGCAAACTGAAACCGCACCGTTTCTTCCGCCCCAATCGTCGCAGTCGACAAGCCCCGCGCCTTGAATCCCTGCGCAATCAGCGCGTACGGACTCTCGTGTTCCTCCCACGCGAACACCTCGGCGTCCTTTCCCAATGGCCCAAGGCGAGCCTGCTCCATCGCCCGCTCTTCCTCGAACTTGGGCGTAATCAGGAACGCGCTCCCCTTCGACGGAATGATGGCCGCCAGCAATCGCTCGCTGACCCCCCATTTGATGCCGGTGAAGTACTCCATGCTCGTGCCGCCAGTCAGCATCAACGCATCAATGTTGTTGGCGCGCATCAGCTCCCTGGCCTTTTCCAGTCGCGCCCGGCGTTCATCCACCGAAATCGGCTTCACCTGACCGCGCATTGACGTCAGCGCGCGAATGGCCGGCGGCATGTCAGCGGCCGGCTGAGGCACCACGGCATCGTCCGACGCACGGAGGTCACCTGCCACGGTTGATGCGCCCTCCAGACGACGAGTGCCAAGCACGAGGCCGGCGGCAGCAGCGGCACCGGCACCAAGGATATTGCGACGAGTGGGCATGAATGGGACCTCTGGAGGGGGCGGACGCGTTGGGCGAAGATAATGTACTGCCCGTTGTTGAGATCGTGCCCTATTGCTATCGTCTCCGCACTCCCCAACCAGAGGTACTCGTGCACGTTCGAGGACTACTCCTCCACATAGCCAGGACCGGTCGATGGTCTCGCACCGCGCTACTAGGCGCCCTGCTGGCCACCCTGTCCGCCCAATCCCTCGCCGCGCAGGCCACCGGCACCGTTTCCGGCCGCGTTACCGACGCCGAGAATGCGCAGCCCATTGTGGCCGCCCAGGTGTCTATCGACGGCACCACGCTTGGCCGCGCCACCGGTGACGATGGCCGCTTCGTCATTGCCGGCGTGCCGGCCGGCACCCACACCGTCGTGGTACGGCGCATCGGCTACGTCCGGCAAACCCGCAGCATCGTCGTGACCAGTGGCGGCACCACCACGGCCGACTTCGTGCTGCTCAAGAGCACCGTGTCACTGGCCGGCGTGGTGGTCACCGCCACCGGCGAGGAACGCAAGAAGGAAGTGGGCAACGCCATCACCACCGTCGGCGCCGATGAGTTCGCGCGCGGTGCCGTGGCCAACACCCAGCAAATCCTGCAGGGTCGTTCCACCGGCGTCACCGTGCTTGGCAATTCCGGCCAGCCGGGCGCCGGCGGCAACATCCGCCTGCGTGGTGTGAACAGCATCACACAGGGCAACCGCCCGCTCATCTACGTGGATGGCGTGCGCATCTTCAACGGCAACACCCCCACCGGCGTGTCGTCGCGCCAGTCGGTGTCGCCGCTTAACGACATCGCCGCGGCCGATATCGAACGCATTGAAATCGTGAAGGGCCCGGCGGCCACCACGCTGTATGGCACCGAAGCGTCCGGCGGCGTCATTCAGGTCTTCACCAAGCGCGGCCGCGAAGGCCCCGCCGTGTGGACGCTCGAAGCGGCCGGTGGCGTCAACAGCATGGGCGAATTCGGCCCGCGCACCGATCCCACGCGACTGTTCCTGCGCGAGTGCCGTGGCGCCAACATGGTCGACATCAACGGCGTCGCCTTTGAAGACGCCACCTGCCCGGCCAGCGGCTCGTGGCTCAAGAATGGCTCGGTGGGTCGCTACTCGCTGGGTGTGCGCGGAGCGGGCGGCGGCGTCAACTACTCCGTGTCGGGCAACATCGAAAACGAGAACGGCGTGCTGCGCAACGGTAACAACCAGACCGGCGGCTTGCGGGCCAACCTCGGTTTCTCGCCGCGCAAAGATCTCGTCATCGCCATCAACACGTCGTATCAGCGTCGCAAC is a window from the Gemmatimonadaceae bacterium genome containing:
- a CDS encoding type II toxin-antitoxin system HicB family antitoxin, which codes for MHLELTAVFRRVPLGYVAYVEELPGANTQGETLDEARSNLREAVELIIESNRALAQADAVGADVIREPLNLSA
- a CDS encoding M48 family metalloprotease — its product is MRPTTSRSILPLVALVAGACATNPVSGRRELSLISQDQEIQMGREASAGDVQRVGELASGEAQALVKRIGAQIAAKSERPSLPWEFHLLDDAAVNAFAYPGGFIFVTRGLMTHLNSEAELSEVIGHEIGHVTAKHTVAAMSKQQITQIGLVGASILSPQVAKYGDVLGASAGLLFLKFGRDDEMQADALGFKYSLAVGYDVRESPKVFTTLGRLSDASGARIPEWQSTHPDPGNRVQRAEQRLATVPAAELANTKVNRDAYLRLLDGMVFGENPRLGYFRGQRFLHPDLRFELTFPTGWKTANMPEAVVAQSADGAAQLQLGPGKGTPTEALQQFIGQQGITVRQKGQTTINGIAAVTATFDATTQSGALSGLAASMQYQGVTYLIVGLSTTASAGQHGPLMDASIRSFKALSDPALLNVQPAKVQLVALPEAMTGLVFTQRYPSSIAVEQVYIINGMDATTSLPRGAMVKRVVGGLPK
- a CDS encoding DUF4126 domain-containing protein, whose translation is MIDAVSSLPGWWSAWALPIGAGVCLSAACGFRTFIPLLAVGLASHFGVIPLDAQYGWLATTTGLVALGTAAVLEVGGYYIPMVDHALDVIATPLAAAAGVLVMFTSIGSDHGLLGWLVALMLGGGLSGAVQLTTVKTRALSLGTTAGLGNPVVATGELVGAAGLSALAVLLPVVALLVAVVLLVVLWRVTGWVRRRRSVPSD
- a CDS encoding aminopeptidase P family protein, whose translation is MPTRRNILGAGAAAAAGLVLGTRRLEGASTVAGDLRASDDAVVPQPAADMPPAIRALTSMRGQVKPISVDERRARLEKARELMRANNIDALMLTGGTSMEYFTGIKWGVSERLLAAIIPSKGSAFLITPKFEEERAMEQARLGPLGKDAEVFAWEEHESPYALIAQGFKARGLSTATIGAEETVRFQFADGAAHIPNVKVVSGTPITGGCRTVKDAHEIALMRFASQVTLKGYEAAWKSLKEGMTQDDFARLVSLAHKQLGYDGSAGVQVGKYSALPHGSATPQVVREGSILLIDGGCKVEGYSSDISRTFVLGKPTQRMKDVFEIEHRAQTAAVKTARPGLACEAVDAAARKVIVDAGFGPDYKYFSHRVGHGMGMDGHEWPYLVRGNTLPLKPGMVFSDEPGIYIPGEFGIRLEDDMVITENGAECSRRSRRVWNGRSQRPDDD